Proteins encoded within one genomic window of Bacillus sp. F19:
- a CDS encoding AraC family transcriptional regulator, which produces MESVNQVTCEKRSYSREFKSHQHEFGQFLFPLQGTLDIQTKWQEINLNSDYCFYLPPKFDHNYRSKDRNEFLILDIPIQYLPENTSSMYIQLDKQWASIRYLLLEEAKSQENISSLVDLTRYVTNKLQISKPPSIEYIHKNYKEPIRLETLAKMEHYHPVYYSAWFKKKTGKSLKVYISELRLKEAKHLLNSTVWSMSRISEELGFENSSSFTRWFVSCEGISPQKYRILNNG; this is translated from the coding sequence ATGGAAAGTGTCAACCAAGTAACTTGTGAGAAAAGGTCCTATTCTAGAGAGTTTAAATCTCACCAACATGAGTTTGGCCAATTTCTTTTTCCATTACAAGGCACCTTAGATATACAAACGAAGTGGCAAGAGATAAATCTTAACTCAGATTACTGTTTTTATCTTCCTCCAAAGTTTGATCATAACTACCGATCCAAAGACAGAAATGAATTTTTAATCTTAGATATTCCAATACAATATTTACCAGAGAATACAAGCAGCATGTATATACAGTTGGATAAACAATGGGCTTCTATCCGTTATTTGCTATTGGAAGAGGCGAAGAGTCAGGAGAACATATCCTCCTTAGTAGATTTGACTAGATATGTGACCAACAAACTTCAAATCTCTAAACCCCCTTCTATTGAATATATTCATAAAAATTATAAGGAGCCAATTAGATTAGAAACTTTAGCAAAAATGGAGCATTACCATCCAGTATATTATTCTGCATGGTTTAAGAAAAAAACCGGGAAAAGCCTAAAAGTTTATATATCTGAACTGCGTTTGAAAGAGGCTAAACATCTATTAAATTCAACAGTATGGTCCATGTCGAGGATTAGTGAGGAATTAGGTTTTGAGAATTCTTCATCGTTTACAAGGTGGTTTGTTAGTTGTGAGGGAATATCTCCACAAAAATATAGAATTCTTAATAATGGATAA